The Candidatus Zixiibacteriota bacterium region GGTATCTTTCTGGGCTCGACCTGGACAGTCGCCCGTCCACTTTTAAACAGCCTGGTACCTGATGAGAAACTGGGACTCTTTTACGGCTTATACGCGCTCTCCGGCAGAACCGCCGCCGTGATCGGGCCTCTTCTGTGGGGAGCCGTGGTTACTTTTTTTACAGCATCAAATCCGGCAACAAAACTGGTCATCGAACTGCTGGAAAAACTGGGTACGAACATCGGCCCGGATGTTCTTCCGACTATACAATATCGACTGGCGGTCGTATCGCTGGCGTTATTGATGATTATCGGGCTCTTAATCTTCATAAAAGTGCCCGATAAACACCCGCGCAAAGCTTAAAGCCATGTATCATATTTATCTATTAATTGTTTATGAATCATAGCATTAGACAGCGGGGCAAAAGAACATGAAAACATCTAAAGGGCTTTTATCAAACAAATTTATATTGACAAGCCATCGTATGACTTATAAATTTGCGGCTTAGTTATTTGGATAACTTGTCGGCACGGGTAAGAGGTTAGGGAATGATCGAAGTATATTACCCAATCATTGCAATGGCAGCTCTGGCACTGATCGCCGGGGGCGCTTTGATGTTTTTGTCATACCTGTTCGGCAAGCGTACCGACAACCCGGCTAAAAACTCTCCTTATGAGTCCGGTATCGAACCGGTCGGATCGACAAAGGAGAGATTCCCGGTCAAATTCTATCTCGTAGCACTGCTGTTTATCCTGTTCGATATCGAAGTGGTCTTTCTGTATCCATGGGCTGTGATCTTCAAGTGGGGCGGTGTTTTTCTGTTCATCGAGATGCTCGTGTTTATCGCGATACTGTTGATCGGGTACTTTTACATCATCAAGAAAGGTGCGCTGAAATGGGAATAGAGGAAAGAGTACCCGACGGGATTATACTGACTACGCTCGAGAAAGTAGTCGGGTGGGCAAGGAAATCGTCCATGTGGCCGTTCGGTTTCGGGCTGGCCTGTTGCGCGATTGAAATGATGTCGACATTTATGGCGCATTTCGACCTGGCGCGTTACGGGATGGAGGTGATGAGGCCCTCACCCCGGCAGGCAGACCTGATGATCGTGGC contains the following coding sequences:
- a CDS encoding NADH-quinone oxidoreductase subunit A, which encodes MIEVYYPIIAMAALALIAGGALMFLSYLFGKRTDNPAKNSPYESGIEPVGSTKERFPVKFYLVALLFILFDIEVVFLYPWAVIFKWGGVFLFIEMLVFIAILLIGYFYIIKKGALKWE